DNA from Petropleomorpha daqingensis:
CGAGCAGCTCGCGGAAGACGTAGAGCAGGCCGCGGACCGCCTTCTGGAACAGCGGCAGGTGCCGGTAGAGGAACTGGGCGCTGCGCTTCACCGGGCGGTCGCTGCGCGGGACGATCCAGGGCGCGGTCCGCTGGTAGACGGCGATGCTCTCGACCTGCGGCTGGATCGCCGGGACGACCTGGATCGCGCTCGCCCCGGTGCCGATGACGCCGACCCGCTTGCCGTCGAGGTCGACCGCGTCGTCCCAGCGGGCGGAGTGCATGAGCTCGCCCTCGAACGACCGCAGCCCCTCAATGTCGGGGTAGGTCGGGTCGGCGAGGGCTCCGGCGGCGGAGATCAGCACCTGGGCGCGGAACTCGCCGGCGGTGGTCAAGACGATCCACTGGTGCGCGTCGTCGTCCCACCGGGCGGCGGTGACGTCGGCGCCGAAGACGGTGTGCTCGTAGACGCCGTACCGGGCGGCGGTGTTCTCCAGGTAGGCCTGGATCTCCGGCTGCTCGGAGTACGAGCGCGGCCAGTCGGGGTTCGGCGCGAAGGAGAACGAGTACAGGTTCGACTGCACGTCGCAGGCGGCGCCGGGGTAGGTGTTGTCGCGCCAGGTGCCGCCGACTTCGTCGGCCCGTTCCAGGACGACGAAGTCGGTCTCACCGCGCTGCCGCAGCTGGACCGCCATGCCCAGGCCGGCGAAGCCGGAGCCGACGATGGCGATCTTCGCCTCGCGGCGGACGGTGGCCCTGTTCTGCGCGGGCTTGGTCTCGACGGTGGTCACGGGCAGGCTCCTCGGCAGGTCGTCCTCGGCTTGCTGAGCACTGCTCAACAAGCTACAACGGTTGTTGAGCAGTGCTCAACTCGAAGCAGAGGAGCTTGGGAATGGCACGCACCCCTTTGGCCGGAAAGACCGTCCTGATCACCGGGGCCGCCCGCGGCATCGGCGCCGCGCTGGCGCGCAAGGCCGCGGCCCGCGGCGCCCGCGTCGCGCTGGCCGGCCTCGAGCCCGAGCTGCTGGCGACGGTGGCCGACGAGCTCGGCCCCGAGCACCTGTGGGTCGAGTGCGACGTCACCGACGCCGAGGCGCTGAAGAACGCCGTCCAGCGGACCGTCGACACGTTCGGGGGCCTGGACATCGTGGTCGCCAATGCGGGCATCGCCCCGCTGACCACCGTGGCCACCGGCTCGGCGCACGCGCTGTCGCGGACGATCGAGGTGAACCTGATCGGCGCCATGCTGACCGCGCACGCCGCGCTGCCGGAGATCGCGAAGCGGCGCGGGCACATCCTGCTGGTCAGCTCGGCGGCCGCCTTCACCGTGCTGCCGGGGATGAGCGCCTACTGCGCCGCCAAGGCCGGGCTCGAGCGGTTCGGCGACGCGCTGCGGCTGGAGGTCGCCCACCGCAGGGTCACCGTGGCCAGCGCCCACCCGACCTGGATCGACACCGACCTGGTGCGCGACACCGAGGACGCGCTGCCCACCTTCAAGGAGACCCGCCGGCAGCTGCCCGGGCCGCTGGGCGCCTACACCTCGGTGGAGGCCTGCGCGCAGGCGCTGGTCGACAACCTGGAGACCCGCCGCCGCCGGGTGTTCGTGCCGCGGTCGGTGGGTGTCGTCTCGGCGCTGCGCCAGGTGGTCACCGGCGCGCTGTCGGAGAAGGTGATGCTGAAGATCTCCGCAGGCCGGGTGCCGCAGCTGGAGGCCGACATCGCCAAGCTCAACGGCCAGGAGTTCGGCAAGAACTCGGTCGGCGACCGCAAGTCCGCGGCCTGACCAGCGAGGTTTCGCGTGCTTAACCGCGCGCGGTTAAGCACGCGAAACCACCGTCAGGCCGGGCCGCCGCCGAAGCCGATCTCGTTGCCGTCGGGGTCGCGGTAAGTGATCTTGCGGACGCCGTTGTCGTAGGTCTCCCGCTGGGCGGGCTCGAGGCCGCGGGTCGCGATCTGCGCCACCCGCGCGTCCAGGTCGTCGACGAACAACGTGTGCATCGCGTGGCCGGCGCGCTCGGGCAGCTGCTCGAGGTAGAGGTACCGGTGCTGGGCGAGCTCCCAGACGGCCTCGACGTCGTTCGGCAGGAAGGCCGGCGGCGAGCCGAGGAGCTGCTCGTACCAGGTCTTGGCGCGGGCGAGGTCGGTCACCGGGATCCCCGCGAACAGGTCGACGGTCATGGCAGGGACTTTTTCGGGCTAGAGTCCCGCGGTCCAGCCGCCGGCGCGGCGGAGGGCGTCGCGCCATCGGTCGTGACGGCCGTCGTCGCGGCGCCCGGGCGTGGGCTCCCAGCGCGCGTCGAGGGTCCAGGTCGCGGCCAGCTCGTCCGTGGAGCCCCACACGCCCGTGCCGAGCCCGGCGAGGAAGGCCGCCCCGAGCGCCGTCGTCTCGGCGACCACCGGACGGCGCACCGGAACCCCGAGCTCGTCGGCCTGCAGCTGCATGAGCAGCCCGTTCGCGCTCGCCCCGCCGTCCGCCGACAGCTCCGGCACCGACAGCCCGGCCTCGGACACCATCACGTCGACGACGTCGCGCACCTGGAACGCGATCGCCTCCAGCGTCGCCCGCACCAGGTGCGCCCGCGTCGTGCCGCGGGTGATGCCGAGGACGGCGCCGCGCGCGTGCGGGTCCCAGTGCGGCGCGCCCAGCCCGGTCAGCGCGGGCACGAAGACGACGTCGCCGGAGTCGGGCACCGTCCGGGCCAGGCCCTCGGTCTCGGCGGCGGAGTCGATCAGCCCGAGCCCGTCGCGCAGCCACTGCACCGCCGCGCCGGTCACGAAGATCGAGCCCTCGAGCGCGTAGACCAGCCCGTCGCCGAGGTCCCAGGCGACGGTGGTGAGCAGTCCGGCGTCCGACCGCACCGGCGTCGACCCGGTGTTGGTGAGCACGAACGACCCGGTGCCGTACGTGCACTTGGTGTCGCCGGGGGCGTAGCACGCCTGCCCGAACATCGCCGCCTGCTGGTCGCCGGCGATGCCGGCGATCGGCAGCTCCAGGCCCAGGAACGAGTCGGGGTCGGTCGTGCCGACGACGCCGGAGTTGGGCACGAGCTCGGGCAGCGCGTCGCGCGGGACGTCGAACAGCTCGCACAGCTCGTCGGACCAGCCGCCCTTCTCCAGGTCGTAGAGCAGGGTGCGGCTGGCGTTGCTGGGGTCGGTGACGTGCCGGGCGCCGCCGGTCAGCCGGGCGATGACGTAGGAGTCGACGGTGCCCAGCGCCAGGGAGCCATCGCGGACGCCTTCCCAGATGCGCGGCTCCTCGGCGGCGAGCCAGCTGAACTTCGTGCCCGTGAAGTAGGGGTCCAGCCGGAGGCCGGTGAGCGTGGCGACCCGGTCCTCGTGGCCCTCGGCGCGCAGCCGGTCGCAGATGCCCGCGGTCCGGCGGTCCTGCCAGACGATCGCCGGCCGCGGGGCGCGCAGCGTGCGGCGGTCCCAGACGACGGCGGTCTCCCGCTGGTCGGTGATGCCGATGCAGGTGGGCTGCGCGTCGGTGCCGGCCAGCGCCTCGCGGCAGGCCGCGACGGTCGCCGTCCAGATGTCGTCGGGCTCGTGCTCGACCCAGCCCGGGCGCGGGAACAGCTGCGCGAACTCGCGGTACCCGCGGGCGAGGACGCCGCCGTCCTCACCCACGACCAGCGCGGTCACCCCGGTCGTACCTGCGTCTATGGCCAGCACCGGCATGGGTCGCACGCTAGCGGCGAATACCGTGTCCGGCGTGCGCCGGTACTTCTACGACACCGAGTTCATCGAGGACGGGACGACGATCGACCTCGTCTCGATCGGCATCGTCGACGAGACCGGTCGCGAGTTCTACGCGGTGAGCACCCAGTTCGACGACCGCAAGGCGATCCCGTGGGTGCGCCGCCACGTGCTCGACAAGCTGCCCTCGCCGGCCGATCCGGCCTGGCGCACGCGCGATCGGATCCGCGACGACCTGCTGGCCTACCTCACCGAGCCCGGCGAGGAGATCGAGCTCTGGGCGTGGCTGGCCGCCTATGACCACGTCGTCCTGGCCCAGCTCTGGGGGCCGATGCCGGCGCTGCCCCGGGAGATCCCGCGGTTCACCCGCGAGCTGCGCCAGCGCTGGGACGACCTGGGCCGGCCGGCTTTGCCACCGAAGCCCGCGGACGCGCACGACGCCCTCGTCGACGCCCGCTACAACCTCGCCCGCTGGCAGGCGATGGAGGGGACGCGCCGGTGACGATCAGGACCGGGGACGGCAGCGACCTGCCCGGCGTCGTCCGGCTCATGGACCGGGCGGTCGAGTGGCTGGTCGCCCAGGGCCGGACCGGCCAGTGGGGCGACCAGCCGTGGTCGGCCTCGGAGCGCCGGGTCGAGCGGCTGGGCCAGATCATCGAGGACGGCGAGCTGCTGGTGCTCGACCGGGACGGCGCCGCGGTGGCAGCCCTCTCGCACGGGCCCGTGGCGCACGCCTACGTCCCGGCCGTCGACGAGCCCGAGGACTACGTGCTGCTGCTGGTCAGCGATCCGGCCGTGCGCGGCGCGGGCAGGCAGCTGCTCGACGAGTCGTGGCAGCGGGCACGGGCCCGGGGGATCGGCCTGCAGCGGGTCGACTGCTACGGCGGGGACGACGGCAAGCTCGTGCGCTTCTACGAGTCGGCCGGCTTCACCCGCACGCAGCCCTTCGACGTGGACGGCTGGCCCGGCCAGCTGCTCGAACGGCGCGCCTGACGCCGCCGGTCGAGAAGGCAGTTCGTGCGCGCGACACGCGCCGACCCACCGATCGGCCGTGCACGAAGTGCCTTCTCGGCCGGGCCGTCCGCGGGAGAGGCTGCACGCCGTGACCGACCTGACCGTGGTGCAGGCGCGCACGCTGCTGGCGCGGGCGTTCGTCGACGACCCGCTGATGCGGTGGTTCTTCCCGGACGACGGCTCGCGGCTGCACGCCTGCGCGGCCCTGTTCGGGCACTTCGCCGAGCACTACCTCGAGGCCGGACGGGTCGACGTCGTCCGCCGCGACGAGCCGGTGGCCCTGGCCATGTGGCGCCGGCCCGGCACGGGCCCCACGGCGGACGACGGCTCGCTGCCGACCACGCCCGGGCTCATGGGCGTGCTGATGGGCCCCCGCGCGGCCGAGATCGGCGGCGCCATGTCCGTGATCGGCCCGCTGCGGCCGCCGGAGCCGCACGCCTACCTGCACTTCCTCGCCGTCCACCCGGATGCCCGGCGGCAGGGGCTCGGGGGAGAGGCGCTCGCACCGGGGCTCGACGCCGCCCGCGCCGACGGCCTGGTCGCCTGCCTGGAGACCATGAACCCCGCCAACGTGCCGTTCTACGAGGCGCACGGGTTCGCCGTCCGGGGAGAGGTGCAACTGGCCGCCGGCGGTCCGCGGGTGTGGGCGATGGCGACCAGCCGCTAGCCGAGCACGGCCTGGGTCTGCGTCGTCCGCGCGACCAGCCGGCCGTCGTCGTCGCTGACCTCGACCTCGACGAGGATGAACGAGCGCCCGACGTGCGCCGGCCGGGCCACCGCGTGCGCCGCTCCGGACCGCACGCCCCGCACCAGCGACGTCGTCGACGAGACCGTCGACGTCGAGGCCCCGGGCGGCAGGTTGAGGAACGCGCAGGCCGCCCCGACCGAGTCGGCCAGCGTCATCAGCGCACCGCCGTGCATCAGGCCGCCGGCGGTGCACCGCTCCGGCGCCCACGGCAGCGACCCGGTCACCTCGTCCGGGGCGGCGGCGTCGAGGGAGATCCCCGCCGTGACGGCGAAGGGCATGAGGGCGAGCAGGTCGGCAGGCTCGGGCACGTCGTCTCCTCGGGGATCGGCGTCCCGGAGCCTGC
Protein-coding regions in this window:
- a CDS encoding polyadenylate-specific 3'-exoribonuclease AS; translation: MRRYFYDTEFIEDGTTIDLVSIGIVDETGREFYAVSTQFDDRKAIPWVRRHVLDKLPSPADPAWRTRDRIRDDLLAYLTEPGEEIELWAWLAAYDHVVLAQLWGPMPALPREIPRFTRELRQRWDDLGRPALPPKPADAHDALVDARYNLARWQAMEGTRR
- a CDS encoding GNAT family N-acetyltransferase — translated: MTIRTGDGSDLPGVVRLMDRAVEWLVAQGRTGQWGDQPWSASERRVERLGQIIEDGELLVLDRDGAAVAALSHGPVAHAYVPAVDEPEDYVLLLVSDPAVRGAGRQLLDESWQRARARGIGLQRVDCYGGDDGKLVRFYESAGFTRTQPFDVDGWPGQLLERRA
- a CDS encoding SDR family oxidoreductase: MARTPLAGKTVLITGAARGIGAALARKAAARGARVALAGLEPELLATVADELGPEHLWVECDVTDAEALKNAVQRTVDTFGGLDIVVANAGIAPLTTVATGSAHALSRTIEVNLIGAMLTAHAALPEIAKRRGHILLVSSAAAFTVLPGMSAYCAAKAGLERFGDALRLEVAHRRVTVASAHPTWIDTDLVRDTEDALPTFKETRRQLPGPLGAYTSVEACAQALVDNLETRRRRVFVPRSVGVVSALRQVVTGALSEKVMLKISAGRVPQLEADIAKLNGQEFGKNSVGDRKSAA
- a CDS encoding PaaI family thioesterase; this translates as MPEPADLLALMPFAVTAGISLDAAAPDEVTGSLPWAPERCTAGGLMHGGALMTLADSVGAACAFLNLPPGASTSTVSSTTSLVRGVRSGAAHAVARPAHVGRSFILVEVEVSDDDGRLVARTTQTQAVLG
- a CDS encoding GNAT family N-acetyltransferase, whose protein sequence is MTDLTVVQARTLLARAFVDDPLMRWFFPDDGSRLHACAALFGHFAEHYLEAGRVDVVRRDEPVALAMWRRPGTGPTADDGSLPTTPGLMGVLMGPRAAEIGGAMSVIGPLRPPEPHAYLHFLAVHPDARRQGLGGEALAPGLDAARADGLVACLETMNPANVPFYEAHGFAVRGEVQLAAGGPRVWAMATSR
- a CDS encoding VOC family protein, translating into MTVDLFAGIPVTDLARAKTWYEQLLGSPPAFLPNDVEAVWELAQHRYLYLEQLPERAGHAMHTLFVDDLDARVAQIATRGLEPAQRETYDNGVRKITYRDPDGNEIGFGGGPA
- the glpK gene encoding glycerol kinase GlpK translates to MPVLAIDAGTTGVTALVVGEDGGVLARGYREFAQLFPRPGWVEHEPDDIWTATVAACREALAGTDAQPTCIGITDQRETAVVWDRRTLRAPRPAIVWQDRRTAGICDRLRAEGHEDRVATLTGLRLDPYFTGTKFSWLAAEEPRIWEGVRDGSLALGTVDSYVIARLTGGARHVTDPSNASRTLLYDLEKGGWSDELCELFDVPRDALPELVPNSGVVGTTDPDSFLGLELPIAGIAGDQQAAMFGQACYAPGDTKCTYGTGSFVLTNTGSTPVRSDAGLLTTVAWDLGDGLVYALEGSIFVTGAAVQWLRDGLGLIDSAAETEGLARTVPDSGDVVFVPALTGLGAPHWDPHARGAVLGITRGTTRAHLVRATLEAIAFQVRDVVDVMVSEAGLSVPELSADGGASANGLLMQLQADELGVPVRRPVVAETTALGAAFLAGLGTGVWGSTDELAATWTLDARWEPTPGRRDDGRHDRWRDALRRAGGWTAGL
- a CDS encoding flavin-containing monooxygenase; translated protein: MTTVETKPAQNRATVRREAKIAIVGSGFAGLGMAVQLRQRGETDFVVLERADEVGGTWRDNTYPGAACDVQSNLYSFSFAPNPDWPRSYSEQPEIQAYLENTAARYGVYEHTVFGADVTAARWDDDAHQWIVLTTAGEFRAQVLISAAGALADPTYPDIEGLRSFEGELMHSARWDDAVDLDGKRVGVIGTGASAIQVVPAIQPQVESIAVYQRTAPWIVPRSDRPVKRSAQFLYRHLPLFQKAVRGLLYVFRELLVVGMTKRRRLLEPVQKVARAHLQRQVRDPKLRAALTPNFTIGCKRILISNDYYPAVAAPNAELVTSGIAEVRPHSVVTTDGVERPTDVLVLATGFHVTDLPIAEKIRGRDGRTLAQVWEDGMVTNRSTTVAGFPNMFLLVGPNVGVGHTSMVYMIESQVAYVDQALQVIDGEGLAALETTPEAQQAYRELIADKSKGTVWLAGGCASWYLDKHGHNSTLWPDFTFRFRKMLSAFDRENYVGVPAGRELEVAA